A part of Chanodichthys erythropterus isolate Z2021 chromosome 4, ASM2448905v1, whole genome shotgun sequence genomic DNA contains:
- the zgc:112001 gene encoding ankyrin repeat domain-containing protein 9 — protein sequence MDDERKQHKFISFLFYQAVRDLKPVWMLEDMRTMEAFYWEEDAKQRTYSPSEALLYAIVHDHQPYAQYLLSQYSDEALAMPGERFCCCPSSAPHLAMAVRYDRRDILGHILQVAHRLPGLRSYMNRGGCFHLEDGKTPLHLACELLRADAVMLLLGNGASPQAVDHNGMTPLDVILQQLWDSKVNVGAKKSCLDNLLMFMPVMRFKMKSSLQKERKCWSQVLGEDKLNYLIGRDPAPLFLIAMQRILAQLPPEQFPKSLDKLPIPASLKPLPKPHTHGSQLKVA from the coding sequence ATGGACGACGAGCGCAAGCAGCACAAGTTTATCTCGTTCCTGTTCTATCAGGCGGTGCGCGACCTGAAGCCCGTGTGGATGCTGGAGGACATGCGCACCATGGAGGCGTTTTACTGGGAGGAGGACGCGAAGCAGAGGACGTACAGCCCGTCCGAAGCGCTCCTCTACGCAATCGTGCACGACCACCAGCCGTACGCGCAGTATCTGCTCAGCCAGTATTCGGACGAGGCGCTGGCCATGCCCGGGGAGCGCTTCTGCTGCTGCCCGTCCTCCGCGCCGCACCTAGCCATGGCCGTCCGCTACGACCGACGGGACATTCTGGGTCACATATTGCAGGTGGCGCACCGCCTGCCGGGCCTGCGCTCGTACATGAACCGCGGCGGCTGCTTCCATCTGGAGGACGGTAAGACCCCGCTCCATCTGGCCTGCGAACTGCTGCGCGCCGACGCCGTCATGCTGTTGCTAGGCAACGGCGCGTCCCCGCAGGCCGTGGACCACAATGGCATGACGCCGCTCGACGTCATTCTCCAGCAGCTGTGGGACTCCAAGGTGAACGTGGGGGCCAAGAAGTCCTGTCTGGACAACCTGCTGATGTTCATGCCGGTGATGCGCTTCAAAATGAAGAGTTCCCTGCAGAAAGAGCGCAAGTGCTGGTCCCAGGTGCTCGGGGAGGACAAACTCAACTACCTCATCGGACGGGATCCGGCGCCGCTCTTCCTCATCGCCATGCAGAGGATCCTGGCGCAGCTGCCGCCCGAGCAGTTCCCCAAGAGCCTGGATAAACTGCCCATCCCAGCCTCCCTCAAACCCCTGcccaaaccacacacacacggcAGCCAGTTAAAAGTGGcctga